The proteins below are encoded in one region of Oncorhynchus tshawytscha isolate Ot180627B linkage group LG04, Otsh_v2.0, whole genome shotgun sequence:
- the hint2 gene encoding histidine triad nucleotide-binding protein 2, mitochondrial has translation MNFRQLLPTQCFRKSVYHSRILRPACRAERHLCISNTKNDEVRLAEEASKKYGSPAPTIFSRVIDKTIPADIIYEDDKCLAFRDISPQAPVHFLVIPRDPIPKISEVKDDDAELLGHLLVVAKNVAKKEALHEGYRMVINNGKHGAQSVYHLHIHVLGGRQLNWPPG, from the exons ATGAATTTTCGCCAACTTTTGCCGACACAATGCTTCCGGAAAAGTGTTTACCATTCACGCATTTTGCGCCCTGCATGCCGAGCAGAG AGACACTTATGCATATCAAACACAAAAAATGACGAGGTGCGTCTTGCTGAAGAAGCAAGCAAGAAATATGGATCTCCAGCTCCAACTATCTTTTCCAGAGTGATTGACAAAACTATTCCTGCAGATATCATTTATGAAGATGATAAG TGTTTAGCTTTCAGAGATATCAGTCCACAAGCCCCTGTGCACTTCCTGGTTATTCCAAGGGACCCTATCCCCAAAATCAGTGAAGTTAAAGATGATGATGCTGAG CTGTTAGGTCACCTCCTAGTGGTTGCAAAAAATGTGGCGAAGAAAGAGGCATTGCACGAAGGTTACAGAATGG TGATCAACAATGGGAAGCATGGTGCCCAGTCTGTATACCACCTTCACATCCACGTCCTGGGAGGAAGACAGCTGAACTGGCCTCCAGGTTAA
- the LOC112232828 gene encoding complexin-4, translating to MATEGMSREEAEEYQKQLVEEKMERDSEFLVKKAERATLRTCLRDKYRLPKSEQDANLMESAGDDIDVPEELLKMVDEDATEEEEKDSILGQIQNLQNMDMDQIKEKASATMVEMKSKAEEKCCVM from the exons ATGGCCACCGAGGGGATGTctagagaagaggcagaggagtaCCAGAAACAGCTGGTGGAGGAAAA gatggagagagattcAGAGTTCTTGGTAAAGAAGGCTGAGAGGGCTACATTGAGAACGTGCTTAAGAGACAAATACAGACTACCAAAG AGTGAACAGGATGCAAACCTGATGGAGTCGGCAGGAGACGACATCGACGTGCCAGAAGAACTACTCAAAATGGTGGACGAGGACgccacagaggaggaagagaaggattcTATCCTGGGCCAGATACAGAACCTACAGAACATGGACATGGACCAGATCAAGGAGAAAGCGTCGGCAACTATGGTTGAGATGAAATCTAAAGCAGAGGAGAAGTGCTGTGTCATGTGA
- the mrps30 gene encoding 39S ribosomal protein S30, mitochondrial translates to MAVRTRLPLQSLLHKKGHVFRSDRIVHTKTAIQEPVYPPIVPSLTAKSKSAKGRQIAEHLDKVRAADVQEKLTFLTRVQRKKYVLCPQTFALNADKWYQHFTKTAYLPGLPEKFIVEETKEESVPDFQNASSTIDETTFADIRYHVCHSILQENWYMKKRQPFLQREQEHYVAPFLRNLVSGLTHTMAKHNPVLQLSSLDLDPQVNFYWMRGQRTIPRGHRGGRVEPIRFQIDDKPHSQIRIPQQLPQFVPLEVVMSAEVPEIKFAPDLLPMFRRQYENNIFPGAKLHDPGCYGHTQFHLVPDRYRRDKMAKRNLTDQIEVYLRANGIASLFAWTGAQAMYQGFWSHEDVTRPFVSQAVITDGQYFSFFCYQLNTLGLSMETDAGNPRKNVCWGTDSMRLYEGVKDGAVVGLDDRVLKLLVQFLLNRSG, encoded by the exons ATGGCGGTGCGCACTCGCTTGCCCTTGCAGTCATTACTTCATAAAAAAGGACATGTGTTTAGAAGCGACCGGATCGTTCATACAAAGACAGCAATTCAGGAGCCTGTATACCCTCCCATTGTACCTTCGCTGACCGCTAAAAGTAAGTCTGCAAAAGGACGTCAGATTGCAGAACATCTTGACAAAGTACGTGCCGCCGATGTGCAGGAAAAATTGACATTCCTCACACGAGTTCAGCGAAAGAAATATGTGTTATGTCCGCAAACCTTTGCTCTTAATGCTGATAAATGGTATCAGCACTTCACAAAGACTGCATATCTACCTGGCTTACCTGAGAAGTTCATTGTTGAAGAGACCAAGGAGGAATCGGTACCTGACTTTCAGAATGCGTCATCCACCATTGACGAAACTACATTTGCTGACATCCGTTACCATGTCTGCCATTCAATTTTACAAGAGAATTGGTACATGAAGAAACGTCAACCGTTCTTGCAAAGGGAACAAGAACATTATGTGGCACCTTTTCTGAGAAACCTGGTATCTGGACTCACACACACTATGGCCAAACACAACCCTGTACTCCAGCTGTCAAGTTTAG ATCTTGACCCTCAGGTTAACTTCTACTGGATGAGAGGGCAGAGGACCATTCCAAGGGGACATCGGGGTGGCCGCGTCGAGCCAATCAGATTCCAGATTGACGAtaagccacacagtcagataagGATACCTCAACAACTTCCACAG TTTGTCCCCCTTGAGGTGGTGATGTCTGCTGAAGTCCCAGAGATAAAGTTTGCCCCAGACCTGCTTCCCATGTTCAGGAGACAGTATGAGAACAATATCTTCCCAG GAGCCAAGCTTCATGATCCAGGCTGTTACGGCCACACCCAGTTCCACCTGGTCCCTGACAGATACCGCAGGGACAAAATGGCCAAACGGAATCTGACTGACCAGATCGAGGTCTACCTGAGAGCCAATGGCATTGCCAGTCTATTTGCATGGACAGGAGCACAGGCCATGTATCAAG GTTTCTGGAGCCATGAGGACGTGACCAGGCCTTTTGTGTCCCAGGCTGTGATCACAGACGGCCAGTACTTCTCCTTCTTCTGCTACCAGCTCAACACCCTGGGCCTGTCCATGGAGACGGACGCTGGGAACCCCAGGAAGAACGTGTGCTGGGGGACAGACAGCATGCGTCTATATGAGGGGGTGAAGGATGGGGCTGTGGTGGGGCTGGATGACAGGGTCCTCAAGCTCCTTGTCCAGTTCCTACTGAACAGGTCAGGTTGA